A region from the Metarhizium brunneum chromosome 7, complete sequence genome encodes:
- the ABCC8 gene encoding ABC transporter C family member 8, with protein MLLPDTPLRFSLDPSGKAETSQIVVALQKTGVWSLLCESNAANVAEVLDRKISELPALSVGQLQLLGIARALVKKAVLGTKLKPVLLLDEATSSLDTATESLIHNLIDEEFFGQGYTVVAVAHRLGVVTGRIRPMDMVVMMADGAMRKVGGAEEVLGSDFVSPWTS; from the coding sequence ATGCTGTTGCCCGATACCCCGTTGCGCTTCAGTCTCGACCCGAGTGGCAAAGCCGAAACCAGTCAAATTGTCGTTGCGCTGCAAAAGACGGGTGTCTGGAGCCTCCTGTGCGAGTCCAACGCCGCAAATGTCGCCGAAGTACTCGATCGCAAGATATCGGAACTGCCCGCCCTCTCTGTGGGACAACTTCAACTCCTCGGAATCGCCAGGGCATTGGTCAAGAAGGCGGTTTTGGGAACCAAGCTCAAACCTGTTCTTCTGCTGGACGAGGCAACGTCATCACTGGACACTGCGACGGAATCGTTGATCCACAACTTGATTGACGAGGAGTTCTTCGGGCAGGGATACACGGTCGTAGCTGTCGCCCACCGGTTGGGCGTTGTGACTGGTCGAATTAGACCCATGGACATGGTAGTGATGATGGCCGACGGGGCAATGAGGAAGGTTGGGGGCGCCGAAGAAGTGCTGGGATCGGACTTTGTTTCTCCTTGGACTTCTTAG
- the acu-15_3 gene encoding Transcriptional activator protein acu-15, translating to MDTEYKRKRVAKACQRCRSMKSKCDGQRPACSRCRGYGYTCIYRLQRPRLRAGTSDRFSPGVSEGLPDLHDAIHQQERLLNHVISLLPSGPEQEAVLLKSSRIKSQLDDVISSTRAEVTPRAVASDACGKSPSSHADRSPGYLGEVSDIRFVNLVKQFLQTQDGSTRTQEDFESYDQGESLVSPDKAAGKTILLPVLEEAQQYITAYFTTIHVAYPFIPESRFMQDYKTLRDQDSPQTQNDTICAIGAYYRTLPGKDETDDGLHEKYFLCALTLAPTTNLERSLAQVSLLLARCFYLLVVCKTESCWTILGQAVRVAQSIGLHVENDDIDHTKLNHSLEIEERRRVWYSIYVLDRLLSLQLGRPPAIHDDDFNVPLPARASDAEIDWTGDVVEEKTDNTPSSGDYFLAVIAFSGIVGRVLRGLYCPRRSHFASEDLLNTKDLDRQLVQWKLALPRVLRFDLGHTFEQSHIFSRQRNMLAIKYHHLRALIYRPYLCHPLLMHLGDPAATISQLDWPLIRANERTCIMEARETARLLHGISSKEDLVHDFPWWQMISCLVCASSILLVSSMFAEESLELSPELDTVGLSDDAETCLKVFDALSKNSPGARIARDMMKALQECGVRWKDASGSTPKTSREGVKAFSHSPDFQSQPSYMSAMPASLHVGDYGQHFAASGGPMPTNCYWPAEIVDSMAWSAQFFDFGHGRSGHTEGVEQSRSENNESM from the exons ATGGACACCGAATACAAGCGGAAACGGGTTGCCAAAGCCTGCCAGAGATGCAGGTCCATGAAGTCCAAG TGCGACGGGCAACGACCGGCATGCAGTAGGTGTCGCGGTTACGGATATACCTGCATTTATCGCCTACAGCGACCTCGCTTGCGGGCTGGAACAAGCGATCGCTTCAGCCCTGGTGTTTCCGAGGGTCTACCGGACTTGCACGATGCGATTCACCAGCAAGAAAGGCTGCTCAACCACGTCATTTCCCTGCTTCCGTCTGGCCCGGAACAAGAGGCAGTCCTTTTAAAGAGCTCAAGGATCAAATCACAACTTGACGATGTCATCTCCAGCACAAGAGCAGAAGTCACACCACGCGCTGTGGCTAGCGACGCTTGTGGTAAATCGCCATCTAGCCACGCCGATCGGTCTCCAGGCTATTTGGGCGAGGTCAGCGACATTCGCTTTGTCAACCTTGTCAAACAGTTTCTCCAAACCCAAGACGGGAGCACAAGGACACAAGAAGATTTCGAGAGCTATGACCAGGGCGAGAGTCTGGTGTCCCCTGACAAGGCTGCGGGTAAGACCATCTTGTTGCCTGTCTTGGAGGAAGCTCAACAATACATAACCGCGTACTTTACAACCATTCACGTTGCCTATCCTTTCATTCCCGAATCACGATTCATGCAAGATTATAAGACACTCAGAGACCAAGACAGCCCCCAGACTCAGAATG ATACGATATGCGCTATTGGAGCTTACTATAGAACATTACCTGGTAAAGACGAAACTGATGATGGGCTACATGAGAAGTATTTTCTGTGCGCCTTGACCCTGGCGCCAACTACCAACCTAGAACGTTCGCTTGCCCAGGTCTCACTCCTACTGGCGCGATGTTTTTATCTCCTGGTTGTGTGCAAAACAGAAAG CTGCTGGACAATACTCGGACAAGCCGTTCGCGTAGCTCAAAGTATTGGACTGCACGTAGAAAACGATGATATAGACCATACAAAACTCAATCATTCCCTAGAGATTGAAGAGCGACGCCGTGTCTGGTATTCCATCTATGTATTGGATAGACTTCTCTCACTTCAGCTCGGGCGACCTCCCGCAATTCACGATGATGACTTTAACGTCCCATTACCAGCGCGAGCTAGTGACGCCGAGATTGATTGGACAGGCGATGTTGTCGAAGAAAAAACGGACAACACTCCATCGTCGGGCGATTACTTTCTCGCCGTAATTGCCTTTTCAGGAATCGTTGGCCGCGTCCTGCGAGGCCTGTATTGCCCCCGGCGAAGCCATTTCGCCTCGGAGGACCTGCTCAATACCAAAGACCTCGACAGGCAGTTGGTGCAGTGGAAACTAGCACTCCCGCGAGTCCTCCGCTTCGATCTGGGGCATACATTTGAGCAGTCACACATATTCAGCAGACAG CGAAACATGCTGGCCATAAAGTACCACCATCTCCGCGCGCTCATCTACCGGCCGTACCTGTGCCACCCGCTCCTGATGCACCTGGGTGACCCTGCCGCAACCATCAGCCAGCTCGACTGGCCGCTGATACGCGCAAACGAGAGGACATGCATCATGGAAGCACGCGAGACGGCACGGCTGCTCCACGGCATCTCCAGCAAGGAGGACCTGGTTCATGACTTTCCGTGGTGGCAGATGATTTCGTGTCTAGTCTGCGCCAGCTCCATCCTGCTTGTGTCCAGCATGTTTGCAGAGGAATCGCTCGAACTGTCACCCGAGCTGGATACCGTCGGATTGTCCGATGACGCCGAGACGTGTCTCAAGGTTTTTGACGCTCTCAGCAAGAACTCGCCAGGAGCGAGAATCGCCCGCGACATGATGAAGGCCCTGCAAGAGTGCGGCGTGCGATGGA AGGATGCCAGCGGGAGCACTCCCAAGACTTCGAGGGAGGGCGTAAAAGCATTCAGCCACTCTCCAGACTTTCAAAGCCAGCCGTCGTACATGAGTGCAATGCCGGCTTCGCTGCATGTTGGTGATTACGGGCAGCATTTTGCTGCGTCTGGTGGCCCAATGCCAACAAACTGCTACTGGCCGGCGGAAATCGTCGACTCGATGGCGTGGTCGGCGCAGTTTTTTGACTTTGGACACGGAAGGTCGGGCCATACGGAAGGCGTGGAGCAGAGTCGGAGCGAGAATAACGAAAGCATGTAA
- the alp1_6 gene encoding Alkaline protease 1, with protein sequence MAILKAFTTAVIAALSLSVAAALAQDSNGQKDKYIVTLKSGISTRDVESHMNWARGIHDASLGRRALDLPGIQKRYDFGDFHAYLGSFDKETLEKIMGNPDVLGVEPDGITMPLALTTQQNPPWALSAMSSRTPGPQPYRYDDSAGQNTFAYVLDSGVHDKHVEFGGRVTPGWSDYEQDFPGRPHGDVTGHGTMVAGIIASNTYGVAKKANIIAVQTDQTVSGLLGSIAWAVRDIQSQGRVGQAVINYSGGLHTVSNSAGYPYQPGIAMAKSMDIAFNEGILCVIAAGNDGKVVEQSTTPYQGNSTTALVVGGINQQWDFMRLSNHGPSVDILAPGENVITITRDSDTATTVQSGTSLAAPHVAGLALYLIAAEKIKTPTELRARILALATKDKITNVPANTVNLLAFNGVQ encoded by the exons ATGGCTATTCTCAAGGCCTTCACTACTGCTGTTATAGCCGCTCTCTCTTTGAgcgttgctgctgcccttGCGCAAGACAGTAACGGTCAAAAAGATAAATATATTGTCACCCTCAAGAGCGGCATTTCCACTCGCGATGTCGAATCCCATATGAACTGGGCCCGAGGCATCCATGATGCCAGCCTGGGTCGTCGCGCCCTAGATTTGCCGGGCATTCAGAAGAGGTATGACTTTGGTGACTTCCACGCTTACTTGGGGTCATTTGATAAAGAGACTCTTGAGAAAATCATGGGCAACCCAGAT GTACTAGGCGTCGAGCCTGATGGAATAACAATGCCGTTAGCATTGACAACGCAGCAGAACCCTCCGTGGGCTCTAAGCGCCATGTCTAGCCGAACACCAGGGCCCCAGCCCTATCGGTACGACGATAGCGCTGGCCAAAATACCTTTGCATACGTACTAGATTCAGGTGTCCACGATAAACATGTGGAATTCGGTGGCCGTGTTACCCCGGGCTGGAGTGATTACGAACAGGACTTCCCAGGCAGGCCGCATGGTGATGTTACTGGCCACGGAACCATGGTTGCCGGTATTATCGCCTCCAATACCTACGGTGTCGCCAAGAAGGCAAATATTATTGCTGTCCAGACGGATCAGACAGTATCAGGATTGCTAGGCAGCATAGCGTGGGCCGTGCGGGATATCCAGAGTCAAGGCCGCGTCGGTCAGGCCGTTATTAATTACTCGGGAG GGCTCCATACTGTTTCCAATTCTGCCGGATACCCGTATCAACCCGGaattgccatggccaagagtATGGATATTGCGTTTAACGAAGGGATTCTCTGCGTCATTGCTGCTGGCAACGACGGTAAAGTAGTTGAACAATCCACAACTCCTTATCAAGGCAACTCTACTACTGCTTTAGTGGTCGGCGGAATTAATCAACAATGGGATTTTATGCGCCTCTCCAACCACGGTCCCAGCGTCGATATTCTCGCTCCTGGTGAGAACGTTATAACGATTACTAGAGACTCCGACACGGCCACAACGGTACAGTCGGGTACTTCGCTCGCAGCTCCCCACGTTGCCGGGCTGGCATTGTATCTAATCGCTGCCGAGAAGATTAAGACGCCCACGGAGCTTAGGGCTAGGATCTTGGCTCTTGCCACCAAGGACAAAATTACCAACGTCCCGGCTAACACGGTTAACCTGCTTGCGTTTAATGGGGTTCAGTAG
- the abcB_8 gene encoding ABC multidrug transporter B: protein MASILAVAMVVYVGEAICISVYQHQRNRLRVMMQGALVGLVFTKTLQSQSNNHDRGKSVTLMNTDVDSLSGIGRMAHDIWAYFLELAIGMVILTSQVGWLSPVPLVIIVFCSRVSKYVAQHMHGRQKEWNAATQNRLSMITAFLGLIKTIKLLGISGSIAKYVASLRSTEIERAKSVRWIMVGYNASANFLGIFAPAITMILCGVLSQSNHSTIDAETAFTTIAVLSMVIHPANIIMTIIPRVVATFASFKRLQNYLLEAPRQDQRVVLKDKPERLLPHGSTAAAALARMLYDECDIVILDDPFSSLGGRTEDQVINNLFGPEGIFRTRRSTVFWITNATSRQRCDPRELSHKGAWALERMGFSPDASGKVMSDDFHESGQVDAEASQLDAQKKKAKELDTRLDLNRKTGNLSLYGYYFKSAGLFNAIFMIGCTATYSFFITFPHYWLKRWTEADQNVEWLYMMVYGLLALFAWVPTNGTMWSTFMLVTPRSGLFLHSKAPLSFFATSDIGVILNRFSQDIQLVDRDLPAAFQSLSNQIFELLLQVALLLAVQKLLLLTIPLCFVVICLVARVYFRTSRQVRIEELASRSAVFSQIVETRWLNLVLDLMVAAISVAIIALALFLRSTTTGAAVGVALNIILVTNTTIVRLVESWADFEVSLGAIERLKSLDEEIQKEDRPGEDNIPKTS from the exons ATGGCGTCGATCCTAGCCGTTGCTATGGTTGTTTACGTGGGCGAAGCG ATTTGCATCTCTGTGTACCAACATCAACGGAACAGACTGCGGGTAATGATGCAAGGAGCTCTCGTGGGCCTTGTATTCACCAAGACTTTGCAAAGCCAAAGTAACAACCACGATCGCGGGAAATCAGTTACTCTCATGAACACCGACGTAGATAGCCTGAGCGGGATAGGCAGAATGGCCCACGATATTTGGGCTTATTTTCTCGAGCTGGCTATAGGAATGGTCATTCTCACCTCTCAAGTCGGTTGGCTATCCCCCGTTCCACTTGTGATTATTGTCT TCTGCTCTCGGGTTAGCAAGTATGTTGCTCAACACATGCACGGCAGACAGAAGGAGTGGAATGCAGCCACGCAGAACCGACTGTCGATGATCACTGCGTTCCTAGGGTTGATAAAGACGATCAAGTTGCTTGGCATCTCCGGTTCAATAGCAAAATATGTCGCCTCTCTTCGCTCGACGGAAATTGAACGCGCCAAGAGCGTGAGATGGATCAT GGTTGGCTACAACGCTAGCG CCAATTTCCTGGGTATATTTGCGCCTGCAATTACTATGATACTCTGTGGAGTCCTCTCCCAGAGTAATCACTCGACCATTGACGCCGAAACCGCGTTCACGACTATAGCTGTTCTGTCCATGGTCATTCATCCAGCAAACATAATAATGACCATCATTCCAAGAGTTGTTGCCACGTTTGCCAGTTTTAAACGCCTCCAAAACTATTTATTGGAAGCTCCTCGCCAAGACCAAAGGGTTGTTCTCAAAGATAAGCCGGAGAGGCTACTTCCTCATGGAAGCACCGCTGCAGCC GCTCTTGCTCGCATGCTCTATGATGAATGCGACATAGTGATCCTAGACGACCCCTTCAGCTCCCTGGGTGGACGGACCGAAGATCAGGTCATCAATAACCTTTTTGGACCTGAGGGCATCTTCCGCACCAGACGGTCGACAGTTTTTTGGATCACCAATGCCA CTAGCAGACAGCGTTGTGATCCTAGAGAACTCTCGCATAAAGGAGCATGGGCATTGGAGCGTATGGGATTCTCTCCCGATGCGTCCGGCAAAGTCATGTCCGATGATTTCCATGAGTCCGGACAGGTTGATGCCGAAGCCTCTCAACTAGACGCccagaagaaaaaagccaAAGAGCTGGACACACGGCTTGATTTGAATCGCAAGACGGGAAATCTTTCTCTATATG GCTATTACTTCAAATCCGCAGGGCTCTTCAACGCCATCTTCATGATAGGATGCACCGCCACCTATTCGTTCTTCATCACTTTTCCACACTACTGGCTCAAGCGATGGACGGAGGCAGATCAGAATGTCGAATGGCTCTATATGATGGTATACGGCTTACTAGCTCTGTTTGCTTGGGTACCCACGAATGGAACTATGTG GTCCACATTCATGCTTGTCACTCCTAGATCAGGCCTGTTTCTTCACTCCAA AGCACCACTCTCGTTCTTTGCTACATCTGATATTGGCGTCATTTTAAATCG TTTCAGCCAGGACATACAACTAGTCGATAGGGATCTACCTGCGGCATTTCAGTCCCTAAGTAACC AGATTTTTGAGCTGCTACTGCAAGTTGCCTTACTTCTTGCCGTCCAAAAGCTTTTGCTTTTGACTATTCCCCTGTGcttcgtcgtcatctgcCTTGTAGCGAGGGTGTATTTTCGCACGTCGCGCCAAGTGCGGATCGAAGAACTTGCCTCCAGGTCGGCCGTCTTCTCGCAAATCGTTGAGACT CGGTGGCTCAACCTCGTGCTCGACCTCATGGTCGCCGCAATCTCCGTGGCTATAATCGCATTGGCGTTATTTCTCAGAAGCACTACCACCGGCGCAGCTGTAGGCGTTGCTCTGAATATCATCCTCGTTACAAATACTACTATTGTCAGGCTGGTTGAGTCCTGGGCCGACTTTGAAGTCTCACTAGGAGCCATCGAGCGCCTCAAAAGCTTGGATGAAGAGATTCAGAAAGAAGACCGGCCTGGGGAGGACAATATTCCCAAGACCTCTTAG